One Peromyscus leucopus breed LL Stock chromosome 2, UCI_PerLeu_2.1, whole genome shotgun sequence DNA window includes the following coding sequences:
- the Masp2 gene encoding mannan-binding lectin serine protease 2 isoform X3 — translation MRPLISLGLLWSLVSTLLASKWPEPVFGRLVSPGFPGKYADNQNRSWKLAAPPGYRLRLYFTHFNLELSYRCEYDFVKLSSGTKVLATLCGQESTDTEQAPGNDTFYSLGPNLEVTFHSDYSNEKPFTGFEAFYAAEDVDECRVSPEEEVPCDHYCHNYLGGYYCSCRVGYVLHQNKHTCSEQNL, via the exons ATGAG GCCGCTGATCTCGCTGGGCCTGCTGTGGAGCTTGGTGAGCACGCTTTTGGCCTCAAAGTGGCCTGAGCCTGTATTCGGCCGCCTGGTGTCCCCTGGCTTCCCAGGGAAGTATGCCGACAATCAGAACCGGTCCTGGAAGCTGGCTGCACCTCCCGGCTACCGTCTGCGCCTCTATTTCACCCACTTCAACCTGGAGCTCTCTTACCGCTGCGAGTATGACTTTGTTAAG TTGAGCTCAGGGACCAAGGTGCTAGCCACACTGTGTGGGCAGGAGAGTACAGATACTGAGCAGGCGCCTGGCAATGACACCTTCTACTCACTGGGTCCTAACCTGGAGGTCACCTTCCACTCAGACTACTCCAATGAGAAGCCATTCACAGGATTTGAGGCCTTCTATGCAGCAGAGG ATGTGGATGAATGCCGAGTGTCCCCGGAAGAAGAAGTCCCTTGTGACCATTATTGCCACAACTACCTGGGCGGCTACTACTGCTCCTGCAGGGTGGGCTACGTTCTCCACCAGAACAAACACACCTGctcag AGCAGAACCTCTAA
- the Masp2 gene encoding mannan-binding lectin serine protease 2 isoform X1, which yields MRPLISLGLLWSLVSTLLASKWPEPVFGRLVSPGFPGKYADNQNRSWKLAAPPGYRLRLYFTHFNLELSYRCEYDFVKLSSGTKVLATLCGQESTDTEQAPGNDTFYSLGPNLEVTFHSDYSNEKPFTGFEAFYAAEDVDECRVSPEEEVPCDHYCHNYLGGYYCSCRVGYVLHQNKHTCSALCSGQVFTGRSGELSSPEYPQPYPKLSSCTYHIRLEEGFSVILDFVESFDVEMHPEVQCPYDSLKIQTEKGEYGPFCGKALPHRIETNSNSVTITFATDESGAHTGWKIRYTSTAQPCPDPTVPPNGYISPVQAKYILKDSFSVICKTGFELLQGPVPLRSFTAVCQKDGSWDRPIPECSIVDCGPPDDLPNGYIEYITGPQVTTYKAVIQYSCEEIFYTMSSDGKYVCEADGFWTSSKGEKFLPVCEPVCGLSTLTTRGRIFGGQLAKPGDFPWQVLLLGETIAAGALLHDNWVLTAAHAVYGVTEAVSSLDIRMGILKRLSPNYTQAWPEAVFIHEGYNHGAGFDNDIALIKLKNKVTINRSIMPICLPRKAAVSFMRTDDTGTVAGWGLTQKGFLARNLMSVDIPIVDHQKCTSAYEKIYPGERVTGNMLCAGFETGGKDSCRGDSGGALVFLDNETQQWFVGGIVSWGSINCGKAEQYGVYTKVINYITWIENITSNF from the exons ATGAG GCCGCTGATCTCGCTGGGCCTGCTGTGGAGCTTGGTGAGCACGCTTTTGGCCTCAAAGTGGCCTGAGCCTGTATTCGGCCGCCTGGTGTCCCCTGGCTTCCCAGGGAAGTATGCCGACAATCAGAACCGGTCCTGGAAGCTGGCTGCACCTCCCGGCTACCGTCTGCGCCTCTATTTCACCCACTTCAACCTGGAGCTCTCTTACCGCTGCGAGTATGACTTTGTTAAG TTGAGCTCAGGGACCAAGGTGCTAGCCACACTGTGTGGGCAGGAGAGTACAGATACTGAGCAGGCGCCTGGCAATGACACCTTCTACTCACTGGGTCCTAACCTGGAGGTCACCTTCCACTCAGACTACTCCAATGAGAAGCCATTCACAGGATTTGAGGCCTTCTATGCAGCAGAGG ATGTGGATGAATGCCGAGTGTCCCCGGAAGAAGAAGTCCCTTGTGACCATTATTGCCACAACTACCTGGGCGGCTACTACTGCTCCTGCAGGGTGGGCTACGTTCTCCACCAGAACAAACACACCTGctcag ccCTGTGTTCAGGCCAGGTGTTCACTGGGAGGTCTGGGGAGCTCAGTAGCCCCGAATACCCACAGCCGTACCCCAAACTCTCCAGCTGCACCTACCACATCCGCCTGGAGGAGGGCTTCAGTGTCATCCTGGACTTCGTGGAGTCCTTCGATGTGGAGATGCATCCTGAGGTCCAGTGCCCCTATGACTCCCTCAAG ATCCAAACAGAGAAGGGGGAATACGGCCCATTCTGTGGGAAGGCGTTGCCCCACCGGATTGAAACCAACAGCAACAGTGTGACCATCACATTTGCTACTGATGAGTCCGGGGCCCACACAGGCTGGAAGATCCGCTACACCAGCACAG CACAGCCCTGCCCTGATCCAACGGTGCCACCTAATGGCTACATTTCACCCGTGCAAGCCAAGTACATCCTGAAGGACAGTTTTTCTGTCATCTGCAAGACTGGCTTTGAGCTTCTACAA GGTCCTGTGCCCCTAAGATCGTTCACTGCTGTCTGCCAGAAAGACGGATCCTGGGACCGGCCAATACCAGAGTGCAGCA TTGTTGACTGTGGCCCTCCTGATGACCTACCCAATGGCTACATAGAATACATCACAGGCCCCCAAGTGACCACCTACAAAGCTGTCATTCAGTACAGCTGTGAAGAGATTTTCTACACCATGAGCAGCGATG GTAAATATGTGTGTGAGGCTGATGGATTCTGGACGAGCTCCAAAGGAGAAAAATTCCTCCCGGTTTGCGAGCCTG TTTGTGGGCTGTCTACACTCACTACAAGAGGCCGCATATTTGGAGGGCAGTTGGCAAAGCCTGGTGACTTTCCTTGGCAAGTCTTACTACTGGGCGAAACTATAGCAGCAGGTGCTCTTTTACATGACAACTGGGTCCTAACAGCTGCTCATGCTGTGTATGGAGTAACAGAGGCAGTATCATCCCTGGACATTCGCATGGGTATCCTCAAAAGGCTCTCACCTAATTACACCCAAGCCTGGCCTGAGGCTGTCTTTATACATGAAGGTTATAATCACGGTGCTGGTTTTGACAATGATATAGCACTGATTAAACTCAAGAACAAAGTCACAATCAATAGGAGCATCATGCCCATTTGTCTGCCAAGAAAAGCAGCTGTATCCTTTATGAGGACAGACGACACTGGAACTGTGGCTGGCTGGGGGTTAACCCAAAAGGGGTTTCTTGCTAGAAACCTGATGTCTGTGGACATACCAATTGTTGATCATCAAAAATGTACTTCTGCCTATGAAAAGATCTACCCAGGAGAAAGAGTAACTGGTAACATGCTCTGTGCTGGCTTTGAAACTGGTGGCAAGGACAGCTGCAGAGGTGACAGTGGAGGGGCATTAGTGTTTCTAGATAATGAAACACAGCAATGGTTTGTGGGAGGAATAGTTTCCTGGGGTTCCATTAATTGTGGGAAGGCAGAACAGTATGGTGTCTACAC
- the Masp2 gene encoding mannan-binding lectin serine protease 2 isoform X2 has protein sequence MRPLISLGLLWSLVSTLLASKWPEPVFGRLVSPGFPGKYADNQNRSWKLAAPPGYRLRLYFTHFNLELSYRCEYDFVKLSSGTKVLATLCGQESTDTEQAPGNDTFYSLGPNLEVTFHSDYSNEKPFTGFEAFYAAEDVDECRVSPEEEVPCDHYCHNYLGGYYCSCRVGYVLHQNKHTCSALCSGQVFTGRSGELSSPEYPQPYPKLSSCTYHIRLEEGFSVILDFVESFDVEMHPEVQCPYDSLKIQTEKGEYGPFCGKALPHRIETNSNSVTITFATDESGAHTGWKIRYTSTAQPCPDPTVPPNGYISPVQAKYILKDSFSVICKTGFELLQGPVPLRSFTAVCQKDGSWDRPIPECSIVDCGPPDDLPNGYIEYITGPQVTTYKAVIQYSCEEIFYTMSSDGKYVCEADGFWTSSKGEKFLPVCEPGNGCIYKTHS, from the exons ATGAG GCCGCTGATCTCGCTGGGCCTGCTGTGGAGCTTGGTGAGCACGCTTTTGGCCTCAAAGTGGCCTGAGCCTGTATTCGGCCGCCTGGTGTCCCCTGGCTTCCCAGGGAAGTATGCCGACAATCAGAACCGGTCCTGGAAGCTGGCTGCACCTCCCGGCTACCGTCTGCGCCTCTATTTCACCCACTTCAACCTGGAGCTCTCTTACCGCTGCGAGTATGACTTTGTTAAG TTGAGCTCAGGGACCAAGGTGCTAGCCACACTGTGTGGGCAGGAGAGTACAGATACTGAGCAGGCGCCTGGCAATGACACCTTCTACTCACTGGGTCCTAACCTGGAGGTCACCTTCCACTCAGACTACTCCAATGAGAAGCCATTCACAGGATTTGAGGCCTTCTATGCAGCAGAGG ATGTGGATGAATGCCGAGTGTCCCCGGAAGAAGAAGTCCCTTGTGACCATTATTGCCACAACTACCTGGGCGGCTACTACTGCTCCTGCAGGGTGGGCTACGTTCTCCACCAGAACAAACACACCTGctcag ccCTGTGTTCAGGCCAGGTGTTCACTGGGAGGTCTGGGGAGCTCAGTAGCCCCGAATACCCACAGCCGTACCCCAAACTCTCCAGCTGCACCTACCACATCCGCCTGGAGGAGGGCTTCAGTGTCATCCTGGACTTCGTGGAGTCCTTCGATGTGGAGATGCATCCTGAGGTCCAGTGCCCCTATGACTCCCTCAAG ATCCAAACAGAGAAGGGGGAATACGGCCCATTCTGTGGGAAGGCGTTGCCCCACCGGATTGAAACCAACAGCAACAGTGTGACCATCACATTTGCTACTGATGAGTCCGGGGCCCACACAGGCTGGAAGATCCGCTACACCAGCACAG CACAGCCCTGCCCTGATCCAACGGTGCCACCTAATGGCTACATTTCACCCGTGCAAGCCAAGTACATCCTGAAGGACAGTTTTTCTGTCATCTGCAAGACTGGCTTTGAGCTTCTACAA GGTCCTGTGCCCCTAAGATCGTTCACTGCTGTCTGCCAGAAAGACGGATCCTGGGACCGGCCAATACCAGAGTGCAGCA TTGTTGACTGTGGCCCTCCTGATGACCTACCCAATGGCTACATAGAATACATCACAGGCCCCCAAGTGACCACCTACAAAGCTGTCATTCAGTACAGCTGTGAAGAGATTTTCTACACCATGAGCAGCGATG GTAAATATGTGTGTGAGGCTGATGGATTCTGGACGAGCTCCAAAGGAGAAAAATTCCTCCCGGTTTGCGAGCCTGGTAATGGATGCATTTATAAGACTCATAGCTGA